From the genome of Phytohabitans rumicis, one region includes:
- a CDS encoding SecDF P1 head subdomain-containing protein, producing MDRIDKAACVTGAGGVPGPGAGGDWCYFLAPGLDVTRAERVELIPEQTGDAAVAVTLTPADRDSFAAWTTRSAGRQIAFNVQGRVVQAPDLLEPLSGDMVYISALTEADARTLFRQLWE from the coding sequence GTGGATCGGATAGACAAGGCCGCGTGCGTCACGGGTGCGGGCGGTGTGCCCGGCCCGGGAGCCGGCGGGGACTGGTGCTACTTCCTCGCCCCGGGCCTCGACGTGACCAGGGCGGAACGGGTCGAGCTCATCCCGGAACAGACCGGCGACGCCGCCGTCGCGGTGACTCTCACGCCGGCAGACCGCGACTCCTTCGCCGCCTGGACCACACGGTCCGCCGGACGCCAGATCGCCTTCAACGTCCAGGGCCGGGTGGTGCAGGCACCCGACCTTCTCGAACCGCTCAGCGGCGACATGGTCTACATCTCCGCCCTCACCGAAGCCGACGCCCGCACCCTGTTCCGACAGCTATGGGAGTGA
- the cofD gene encoding 2-phospho-L-lactate transferase has product MKIVGLGGGIGASRLWTALLARGGDIDLTLAVNTGEDLWIHGLRVCPDLDTVLYALSGRQDTERGWGVRNETWRCMDTLREIGGDQWFNLGDRDLAVHLYRTGRLRAGHPLSAITTDLARAFGIGCRALPATDAELTTRVVTADGRDLHYQEFLVREHANPKVARTYLRGPAPAEPAVGLLAHIASADAVVIGPSNPIASLGPILHLAGVREALKRVRERTVVVTPIVDAVPITDPGERARARSRARLLTAAGFAPTPTGVAAFYADVAATFVLDRADLAQLPAVEKEGPRVIAVDTLLHRGADPEPLLAALA; this is encoded by the coding sequence GTGAAGATCGTCGGGCTGGGTGGCGGCATCGGCGCGTCCAGGCTCTGGACGGCGCTTCTCGCCCGCGGTGGCGACATCGACCTGACGCTGGCCGTCAACACCGGCGAGGACCTCTGGATCCACGGCCTGCGGGTGTGCCCCGACCTGGACACGGTGCTGTACGCGCTGTCCGGCCGCCAGGACACCGAGCGCGGCTGGGGCGTACGGAACGAGACCTGGCGCTGCATGGACACGCTCCGCGAGATCGGCGGCGACCAGTGGTTCAACCTGGGCGACCGGGACCTGGCGGTACACCTGTACCGGACCGGGCGGCTACGCGCGGGCCACCCGCTCAGCGCGATCACCACGGATCTGGCCCGGGCGTTCGGGATCGGCTGCCGGGCGCTCCCGGCGACCGACGCCGAGCTCACCACCCGGGTGGTGACCGCCGACGGGCGGGACCTGCACTACCAGGAGTTCCTCGTCCGCGAGCACGCGAACCCGAAGGTCGCCCGGACGTACCTGCGGGGACCGGCGCCCGCCGAACCCGCCGTCGGGCTCCTCGCGCACATCGCGTCGGCCGACGCCGTCGTCATCGGCCCCAGCAATCCCATCGCCAGCCTCGGCCCGATCCTCCACCTCGCCGGGGTACGCGAGGCGCTGAAGCGCGTTCGGGAACGGACCGTGGTGGTGACCCCGATCGTCGACGCGGTACCGATCACCGACCCCGGCGAGCGGGCCCGCGCGCGCAGCCGTGCCCGCCTGCTCACGGCCGCCGGTTTCGCCCCGACCCCGACCGGGGTGGCGGCTTTCTACGCGGACGTGGCCGCCACGTTCGTCCTCGACCGGGCCGATCTCGCGCAACTGCCCGCGGTCGAGAAGGAAGGACCGCGGGTCATCGCCGTGGACACCCTCCTGCACCGGGGCGCCGACCCCGAACCGCTGCTCGCAGCGCTCGCCTGA
- a CDS encoding class I adenylate-forming enzyme family protein: MIVPARGSDTVAGVLASQAAIRRDAPFLVFEREPGAVETTTWSEQDTRARRTAAALSRLGVNAGTRFGVHLGNCPDFYDIWFAAAYLGAVIVPTNPQSTVAELRYLLGHSGCRIVLTGSDLVPAVREAAAETVVDVTTDWIGGVAPRPGPPAAAPGDVLGVLYTSGTTSRPKGVQITHAAYLAVGDAVADHVRLRPDDRFLVVLPLFHGNAQYYCSMSALVTGASIALAPRFSASRWSEQAAVLGATVASLFAAPIRMILARNGLSHHHRLRATLFAQNVSPEQAAEFERRFATPLVQLYGMTETVIPPTINPLYGPRNPLSIGRPLPGARLRIVDAGGADVPVGEPGQLLVGGDPGRTLMSGYLDDPAATEAALADGWLRTGDVVRADADGFLHFVDRAKDMIKRSGENVACGEIERVVDQVEGVLESAAVGVPDAMRDEAIHVYVVQRQGAHLDPADVIAHCRRELAKFKVPDEVYVVPELPRTSVGKIQKHLLRGVKK; the protein is encoded by the coding sequence ATGATCGTTCCGGCGCGGGGTAGCGACACGGTGGCCGGCGTGTTGGCGTCGCAGGCCGCCATCCGCCGGGACGCCCCCTTTCTGGTCTTCGAACGCGAACCGGGAGCGGTCGAGACGACGACCTGGTCCGAACAGGACACTCGCGCGCGGCGGACGGCCGCCGCCCTGTCCCGTCTCGGAGTCAACGCCGGCACCCGGTTCGGCGTGCACCTGGGCAACTGCCCGGACTTCTACGACATCTGGTTCGCCGCTGCCTATCTCGGCGCGGTCATCGTGCCGACGAATCCACAGTCCACTGTGGCCGAACTGCGCTACCTGCTCGGCCACTCCGGCTGCCGGATCGTGCTGACCGGATCCGATCTGGTGCCGGCCGTACGCGAGGCGGCCGCCGAGACGGTCGTCGACGTCACCACCGACTGGATCGGCGGCGTGGCACCGCGCCCGGGTCCGCCGGCCGCCGCCCCGGGCGACGTGCTCGGCGTGCTCTACACGTCGGGTACGACCAGCCGGCCCAAGGGCGTGCAGATCACGCACGCGGCGTACCTCGCCGTCGGCGACGCCGTGGCCGATCATGTCCGGCTGCGTCCCGACGACCGGTTCCTCGTCGTCCTGCCGCTCTTTCACGGGAACGCCCAGTACTACTGCTCGATGTCGGCGCTCGTCACCGGCGCGTCCATCGCGTTGGCGCCCCGGTTCAGCGCGAGCCGCTGGTCGGAGCAGGCCGCCGTGCTGGGCGCCACCGTCGCCAGCCTCTTCGCCGCGCCGATCCGGATGATCCTGGCCAGGAACGGGCTCTCGCACCACCACCGCCTACGGGCGACGCTGTTCGCGCAGAACGTCTCGCCGGAGCAGGCCGCCGAGTTCGAGCGCCGGTTCGCCACGCCCCTCGTGCAGCTGTACGGCATGACGGAAACCGTCATCCCACCGACGATCAATCCGCTGTACGGGCCGCGGAACCCGCTCAGCATCGGCCGCCCGCTGCCCGGTGCCCGGCTGCGGATCGTCGACGCCGGCGGGGCCGACGTCCCGGTGGGGGAGCCCGGCCAGCTGCTGGTCGGCGGGGACCCCGGTCGCACGTTGATGAGCGGCTATCTGGACGACCCGGCGGCGACCGAGGCCGCGCTGGCCGACGGCTGGCTGCGCACCGGCGACGTGGTCCGCGCCGACGCCGACGGCTTCCTGCACTTCGTCGACCGCGCCAAGGACATGATCAAGCGGTCCGGGGAGAACGTCGCGTGCGGGGAGATCGAGCGCGTGGTCGACCAGGTCGAGGGCGTCCTGGAGTCGGCCGCCGTCGGCGTACCCGACGCGATGCGCGACGAGGCGATCCACGTCTACGTCGTCCAGCGGCAGGGCGCCCACCTCGACCCGGCCGACGTGATCGCGCACTGCCGCCGGGAGCTGGCCAAGTTCAAGGTCCCCGATGAGGTGTACGTCGTCCCGGAGCTGCCCCGCACGTCCGTCGGGAAGATCCAGAAACACCTACTGCGAGGAGTGAAGAAATGA
- a CDS encoding nitroreductase family protein, with protein sequence MTMVHPEKVAGTSSALGLTFKEAVGQRRSIRYYKPWQPVEREKVQKVLEAARLQSCHGNAGHVRKAVVVYRDETDPDVFAGLVDALYNQPQAAQAPVHIYWTIDMAGWEHLRDNLKGLIDAGALTSSYGWSEQFIDEIVLKTADFNVMAGELRFAEWLSAIETGIAIGTALLAAQDEGLGTQLLTGKRQQMADLLGIPDTATVAQIQLLGYAAEGTEAGGQRPRPEFEDLYFDGRWGEALYRDPAVVAELVDAGMIRQAAPLPYRRREIRALAAMFGLPD encoded by the coding sequence ATGACCATGGTGCATCCGGAGAAGGTGGCCGGGACGTCGTCGGCGCTGGGCCTGACGTTCAAGGAGGCCGTCGGCCAGCGCCGCTCGATCCGCTACTACAAGCCCTGGCAGCCGGTCGAGCGGGAGAAGGTCCAGAAGGTCCTGGAGGCGGCCCGGCTCCAGTCGTGCCACGGCAACGCCGGCCACGTCCGCAAGGCCGTCGTCGTCTACCGGGACGAGACCGACCCCGACGTCTTCGCCGGGCTCGTCGACGCCCTCTACAACCAGCCGCAGGCCGCGCAGGCGCCGGTGCACATCTACTGGACCATCGACATGGCCGGCTGGGAGCACCTGCGCGACAACCTGAAGGGCCTGATCGACGCCGGCGCGTTGACGTCCAGCTACGGCTGGAGCGAGCAGTTCATCGACGAGATCGTCCTCAAGACCGCCGACTTCAACGTCATGGCGGGGGAGCTGCGGTTCGCCGAGTGGCTGTCGGCCATCGAGACGGGCATCGCCATCGGCACCGCCCTGCTGGCCGCCCAGGACGAGGGCCTCGGCACGCAGCTGCTGACCGGCAAGCGCCAGCAGATGGCCGACCTGCTCGGGATTCCCGACACGGCCACCGTCGCGCAGATCCAGCTGCTCGGGTACGCCGCGGAGGGCACCGAGGCCGGCGGCCAACGCCCCCGGCCCGAGTTCGAGGACCTCTACTTCGACGGCCGCTGGGGCGAGGCGCTGTACCGGGATCCGGCGGTCGTGGCGGAGCTGGTCGACGCGGGCATGATCCGGCAGGCGGCGCCCTTGCCGTACCGGCGCCGGGAGATCCGGGCGCTCGCGGCGATGTTCGGCCTGCCGGACTGA
- a CDS encoding bifunctional FO biosynthesis protein CofGH yields the protein MDDLARAATADLVAAAGRLRDTTFGTRVTYSPKVFIPLTRLCRDRCGYCTYATAPRALPSPYLTPEEVLAIASRGAEAGCHEALFTLGESPEARYPQARQWLAGRGYASTVDYLAAMCELVVAQTGLLPHTNAGAIAAGELAALRRVSASQGMMIESLDPDLVAHRGAPDKHPARRLATLEEAGRQRIPFTTGILVGIGETESDRIAALYAIAATHALQGHVQEVIVQNFLPKPGTAMRGAPACPPEDHVRAVALARLILPAGVHVQAPPNLTDPQALGALIAAGIDDWGGVSPVTADHVNPERPWPAIERLREATERAGHVLASRLPIYPEYARAADRWLDERMRFPVLDRSDADALGRDDPGAHWPERHAEAKNVGTGAEVVQIGRRSTAWYSGADTDPVVLVPGRAAVSGKIREVLGGVLAGQETGPDELLALFGARGPEVAAVAEVADELRRALVGEEVTFVANRNINYTNVCTFRCTFCGFSKGPLSLNLRGRPYLLTLDDIVGRAVEAWELGVTEVCLQGGIHPDFDGEFYVDVARAIHDAVPGLHLHGFTALEVREGARRSGESLERYLRRLRAAGLRSLPGTAAEILDDEVRAVLCPDKLDTEQWLEVHRTAHAIGLRSNVTIMFGSVEQPVHWVRHLLRTRALQRETGGFTEFVGLPFVHMAAPIYLKRRARRGPTWRETLLMHAVARIAYRDDIPNIQASWVKLGPVGARQLLDAGVNDLGGTLMDENISRAAGATHGQGLRPADFTAIAAAVGRPVRQRTTLYAEVAADHVDQGDARRSRANGRGLEIKARPYALDRRGMP from the coding sequence ATGGACGATCTGGCCCGGGCCGCCACGGCGGACCTCGTCGCGGCGGCGGGACGGCTGCGCGACACCACCTTCGGCACCCGCGTCACGTACTCGCCGAAGGTGTTCATCCCGCTGACCCGGCTGTGCCGCGACCGGTGCGGCTACTGCACGTACGCGACCGCGCCCCGCGCCCTGCCCAGCCCGTACCTGACACCCGAGGAGGTCCTGGCGATCGCGTCCCGGGGCGCGGAGGCGGGCTGCCACGAGGCGCTCTTCACGCTGGGCGAGAGCCCCGAAGCCCGGTACCCGCAGGCGCGGCAGTGGCTGGCGGGGCGCGGCTACGCCTCGACCGTCGACTACCTCGCGGCCATGTGCGAGCTGGTGGTCGCGCAGACGGGACTGCTCCCGCACACCAACGCGGGCGCGATCGCCGCCGGCGAGCTCGCCGCCCTGCGGCGGGTGTCGGCCTCGCAGGGGATGATGATCGAGTCGCTGGACCCCGACCTCGTGGCCCATCGCGGCGCACCGGACAAGCACCCGGCCCGCCGGCTGGCGACTCTCGAAGAAGCCGGCCGGCAGCGGATCCCGTTCACGACCGGCATCCTCGTCGGAATCGGCGAGACGGAGTCCGACCGGATCGCGGCGCTGTACGCCATCGCCGCCACGCATGCCCTGCAAGGCCACGTGCAGGAGGTCATCGTCCAGAACTTCCTCCCCAAGCCGGGCACCGCGATGCGGGGCGCACCGGCCTGCCCGCCGGAGGACCACGTCCGGGCCGTGGCGCTGGCCAGGCTCATCCTGCCCGCCGGCGTCCACGTCCAAGCGCCGCCGAACCTCACCGACCCGCAGGCGCTCGGCGCCCTGATCGCCGCCGGCATCGACGACTGGGGCGGGGTGTCGCCGGTGACGGCCGACCACGTCAACCCCGAGCGCCCCTGGCCCGCCATCGAACGCCTGCGCGAGGCCACCGAGCGGGCCGGCCACGTCCTCGCGTCCCGCCTGCCGATCTATCCCGAGTACGCCCGTGCCGCCGACCGGTGGCTCGACGAACGGATGCGGTTTCCCGTGCTCGACCGGTCCGACGCCGACGCGCTGGGCCGCGACGATCCGGGCGCGCACTGGCCCGAGCGGCACGCGGAAGCGAAGAACGTCGGCACCGGCGCCGAGGTCGTCCAGATCGGCCGCCGCTCCACCGCCTGGTACTCCGGCGCGGACACAGATCCAGTCGTGCTCGTACCGGGCCGGGCCGCCGTCTCGGGAAAGATCAGGGAGGTGCTCGGCGGGGTGCTGGCCGGGCAGGAGACCGGTCCGGACGAGTTGCTGGCGCTGTTCGGCGCGCGCGGTCCCGAGGTCGCCGCGGTGGCGGAGGTCGCCGACGAGCTGCGCCGCGCGTTGGTGGGGGAGGAGGTCACCTTCGTCGCCAACCGGAACATCAACTACACCAACGTCTGTACGTTCCGGTGCACGTTCTGCGGGTTCTCCAAGGGGCCGCTGTCGCTGAATCTGCGCGGCCGGCCGTACCTGCTGACGCTGGACGACATCGTCGGCCGGGCGGTCGAAGCCTGGGAGCTCGGCGTGACGGAGGTGTGTCTACAGGGCGGGATCCATCCGGATTTCGACGGCGAGTTCTACGTCGACGTCGCGCGGGCGATCCACGACGCCGTGCCGGGCCTGCACCTCCACGGGTTCACCGCGCTGGAGGTACGGGAGGGTGCCCGGCGCTCGGGCGAGTCGCTGGAGCGGTACCTGCGGCGGCTGCGGGCGGCCGGGCTGCGGTCGTTGCCGGGTACCGCCGCGGAGATCCTCGACGACGAGGTCCGTGCCGTGCTCTGCCCCGACAAGCTGGACACCGAGCAGTGGCTGGAGGTGCACCGCACCGCGCACGCGATCGGGCTGCGCAGCAACGTCACCATCATGTTCGGCTCGGTCGAGCAGCCGGTGCACTGGGTACGCCACCTGCTGCGGACCCGTGCGCTGCAGCGCGAGACCGGCGGGTTCACCGAGTTCGTCGGGCTGCCGTTCGTGCACATGGCCGCGCCGATCTACCTCAAGCGCCGCGCGCGCCGCGGACCGACCTGGCGCGAGACCCTGCTCATGCACGCCGTCGCCCGAATCGCGTACCGCGACGACATCCCCAACATCCAGGCGTCCTGGGTGAAGCTGGGCCCGGTCGGCGCGCGCCAGCTGCTCGACGCGGGCGTCAACGACCTCGGCGGGACGCTGATGGACGAGAACATCAGCCGAGCCGCGGGCGCCACCCACGGCCAGGGGCTGCGGCCCGCGGACTTCACGGCCATCGCCGCCGCCGTCGGCCGGCCGGTACGCCAACGCACCACCCTGTACGCCGAGGTCGCCGCCGATCACGTCGATCAAGGAGATGCCCGCCGATCAAGGGCGAATGGTCGTGGTTTGGAGATCAAAGCACGACCGTATGCCCTTGATCGACGCGGAATGCCTTGA
- a CDS encoding sigma-54-dependent Fis family transcriptional regulator, with protein sequence MDSNHVERAREKFLQGDSPDATVRTHILASWRRSVTAGVPADRFDIPYDPDLDFDGSLAACAQPVLDRLQDQLSGMAVSVVLTDANGRLLDRRVGESHLRDKLDQIWFAPGFSYAERHAGTNGVGTTLESGASTLVVGAEHFTDRLRPFACAGSPIHHPLTHRVEGILDITCLAEEASQLMRVLASQAAQSIERLLLERVYAGPTALLNEFQMTCARSANPVLAVSGDFIMSNSAATRLPAIDREHLQQLATGLAGGARGETRLLLSAGESRLHYVPVQSGRRSFGVVLEVSYLKLKWTGGAGAAAPAHPFPGLAGADAAWLDACGALRRAAARSMPALVLGEPGAGKYALVRAAHREQRPHQRFTVVDCAPEAAAPWDALQTALADADGTVVLRHLDRADRAVVTAIRAAFAQPAPSRWLVGMVAAATMEESIPPYDLLDLFDAAIAVPPLRHRTGDLPPLVEALLRKLAPGRRVGCSAEAARLIAGGHWPGNVAELESVLRAALKRRPVGDIEAGDLPLSFVSATSRRRLSRLEAAECDLIVKTLWETKGNRVRAAAILGISRATLYRRMSAFGIEFVGQRP encoded by the coding sequence ATGGACTCTAACCACGTCGAGCGCGCCCGGGAGAAGTTCCTCCAGGGCGACAGCCCGGACGCCACCGTGCGTACACACATCCTCGCCTCGTGGCGACGGTCCGTGACGGCGGGCGTGCCGGCCGACCGGTTCGACATCCCGTACGACCCGGACCTCGACTTCGACGGCAGCCTCGCGGCGTGCGCCCAGCCGGTCCTGGACCGGCTGCAGGACCAGCTGTCCGGGATGGCGGTCAGCGTCGTGCTCACCGACGCCAACGGCCGGCTGCTCGACCGCCGGGTCGGCGAAAGCCACCTGCGCGACAAGCTCGACCAGATCTGGTTCGCGCCCGGATTCAGCTACGCCGAGCGGCACGCCGGCACCAACGGCGTGGGTACGACGCTGGAGAGCGGCGCGTCCACCCTCGTCGTCGGCGCCGAGCACTTCACCGACCGGCTGCGGCCGTTCGCCTGCGCGGGCTCGCCGATCCACCACCCGCTCACCCACCGGGTCGAGGGGATCCTCGACATCACCTGCCTGGCCGAGGAGGCCAGCCAGCTCATGCGGGTGCTGGCCAGCCAGGCCGCGCAGAGCATCGAGCGGCTGCTGCTGGAGCGGGTGTACGCCGGCCCGACCGCCCTGCTGAACGAGTTTCAAATGACCTGCGCCCGCTCGGCCAACCCGGTCCTGGCCGTGTCGGGCGACTTCATCATGTCGAACTCCGCCGCCACCCGGCTCCCGGCGATCGACCGGGAGCATCTGCAGCAGCTCGCCACCGGGCTGGCCGGCGGTGCGCGCGGCGAGACGCGGCTGCTGCTCAGCGCCGGCGAGTCTCGCCTGCACTACGTTCCGGTGCAGAGCGGGCGGCGGTCGTTCGGCGTCGTGCTGGAGGTCAGCTACCTCAAGCTCAAGTGGACGGGCGGCGCGGGCGCGGCGGCGCCCGCCCACCCGTTCCCCGGCCTGGCCGGCGCCGACGCGGCCTGGCTCGACGCCTGCGGCGCGCTGCGCCGCGCGGCCGCCCGGTCGATGCCCGCGCTGGTGCTCGGCGAGCCCGGGGCCGGCAAGTACGCCCTGGTGCGCGCCGCCCATCGGGAGCAGCGGCCGCACCAGCGGTTCACCGTCGTCGACTGCGCACCCGAGGCCGCCGCGCCGTGGGACGCCCTGCAGACCGCGCTGGCCGACGCGGACGGCACGGTTGTGCTGCGCCACCTGGACCGGGCCGACCGTGCCGTCGTGACGGCGATCCGCGCCGCGTTCGCCCAGCCCGCGCCGAGCCGCTGGCTCGTCGGGATGGTCGCCGCCGCGACCATGGAGGAGTCCATCCCGCCGTACGACCTGCTCGACCTCTTCGACGCGGCGATCGCCGTACCCCCGCTGCGGCACCGCACCGGCGACCTGCCGCCGCTGGTCGAGGCGCTGCTGCGCAAGCTGGCACCGGGCCGCCGGGTGGGCTGCTCGGCGGAGGCGGCCCGCCTGATCGCCGGCGGCCACTGGCCCGGCAACGTGGCCGAGCTCGAATCCGTCCTGCGTGCCGCGCTCAAGCGCCGCCCGGTCGGCGACATCGAAGCCGGCGACCTGCCGCTGAGCTTCGTCTCGGCCACCAGCCGGCGGCGGCTGTCCCGGCTGGAGGCCGCCGAGTGCGACCTGATCGTCAAGACGCTCTGGGAGACCAAGGGCAACCGGGTACGGGCCGCGGCCATCCTCGGGATCAGCCGGGCGACCCTGTACCGCCGGATGAGCGCGTTCGGGATCGAGTTCGTCGGCCAACGCCCATAG
- a CDS encoding histidine kinase dimerization/phospho-acceptor domain-containing protein has translation MTQTIPYARPLLHEFANEFSVLYGTAELFAAVPGLSEQQHRDVAVMLDALRNLAALLERVEPEPDPYRLTAELVHELRTPLHALLGFAEMLLVGEARGTACSAS, from the coding sequence ATGACGCAGACCATCCCGTACGCGCGTCCCTTGCTGCACGAGTTCGCGAACGAGTTCAGCGTCCTGTACGGCACGGCCGAGCTGTTCGCGGCGGTGCCGGGCCTGTCCGAGCAGCAACACCGCGACGTGGCCGTCATGCTGGACGCGCTGCGGAACCTGGCGGCGCTGCTGGAACGCGTCGAGCCCGAGCCCGACCCGTACCGGCTGACGGCCGAGCTGGTGCACGAGTTGCGTACCCCGCTGCACGCGCTGCTCGGGTTCGCGGAGATGCTGCTGGTCGGCGAGGCGCGGGGGACTGCCTGCTCGGCGTCGTGA
- a CDS encoding sensor histidine kinase, with the protein MTAGRHMASLLDGVREPTRVSAGAVVAQAVLLISAEAQAADVRVGLDRGTGDDAVRADPLRLRQAVLNLLTNAIHCGPPDSEVSVAVSRDADTVTVAVRDQGPGLTAGQIAALMRTRSGERAHGLGLPITCELVAALSGRLRVESTPGRGSCFSIELAAYPG; encoded by the coding sequence GTGACCGCCGGCCGGCACATGGCCAGCCTGCTGGACGGGGTCAGGGAGCCCACGCGGGTGTCGGCGGGCGCGGTCGTGGCCCAGGCCGTGCTGCTGATCTCGGCGGAGGCCCAGGCGGCGGACGTGCGGGTCGGGCTGGACCGCGGGACCGGGGACGACGCCGTCCGCGCCGATCCGCTGCGGCTGCGCCAGGCGGTGCTCAACCTGCTCACCAACGCCATCCACTGCGGCCCGCCGGACAGCGAGGTGAGCGTCGCGGTGAGCCGGGACGCGGACACCGTCACGGTCGCGGTGCGGGACCAGGGCCCGGGGCTGACGGCCGGCCAGATCGCGGCGCTGATGCGCACCCGCAGCGGCGAACGCGCCCACGGGCTCGGCTTGCCGATCACCTGCGAGCTGGTCGCGGCCCTGTCCGGACGGCTGCGCGTCGAGAGCACGCCCGGTCGGGGTTCGTGCTTCTCGATCGAGCTTGCGGCGTACCCGGGCTAG
- a CDS encoding response regulator — protein MARILVVEDDDRVRALLTRQLGVLGHEVYAVADVAAALDSAWAADLAIVHIGVPGGGWTRLPVPIVATSGGPRDAPVPPEATALLRKPYTLAELAEVIERVLVR, from the coding sequence ATGGCTCGCATCCTCGTCGTGGAGGACGACGACCGGGTCCGCGCGCTGCTGACACGGCAGCTCGGCGTGCTGGGACACGAGGTGTACGCGGTGGCGGACGTGGCGGCCGCGCTCGACAGCGCGTGGGCGGCGGATCTCGCCATCGTCCACATCGGAGTGCCGGGCGGCGGCTGGACACGCCTGCCCGTCCCGATCGTGGCGACCTCGGGCGGACCGCGGGACGCGCCGGTCCCGCCCGAGGCCACCGCGCTGCTCCGCAAGCCGTACACGCTGGCGGAGCTGGCGGAGGTGATCGAACGTGTGCTTGTTCGATGA
- a CDS encoding MoaD/ThiS family protein, which yields MAWCTGGRRVVDGEGATVGELWAHLAAAYPELMWRLSTEAGEPSRWIRVALDGQKVAQQDVPRASLAGVTIVAITVMEAAPAAAPMGSRNPF from the coding sequence ATGGCGTGGTGTACCGGTGGGCGGCGGGTCGTCGACGGCGAGGGCGCCACGGTCGGCGAGCTGTGGGCGCACCTGGCCGCCGCGTACCCGGAGCTGATGTGGCGGCTGTCCACCGAAGCCGGTGAGCCCAGCCGCTGGATCCGGGTCGCCCTCGACGGCCAGAAGGTCGCGCAGCAGGACGTGCCGCGGGCGTCCCTGGCGGGCGTCACGATCGTCGCCATCACCGTGATGGAGGCGGCGCCGGCAGCGGCGCCCATGGGAAGCAGAAACCCCTTCTAG
- a CDS encoding response regulator transcription factor: MTETEGRRVLVVDDDERIRALVERALREAGFETRTAGDGRDALAIAWERQVDLVVLDIGLPTVDGLDVLHRLRADSQIPVILLTGRAGETDRVVGLELGADDYVVKPFSPRELVARVRTILRRSRGGDHFKIVYGQLVIDLDAREVSLHGAPVELAAKELDLLVCLASAPRIVLSRRKLLQSVWHDTSGWTSESTVTEHVYRLRNKIEEDPRKPRWIRTVRGAGYRFEPREAQR, encoded by the coding sequence ATGACGGAGACCGAGGGCAGGCGGGTCCTCGTCGTCGACGACGACGAGCGGATCCGCGCGCTCGTCGAACGCGCGCTGCGCGAGGCGGGCTTCGAGACCCGGACCGCCGGCGACGGCCGGGACGCCCTGGCCATCGCCTGGGAGCGGCAGGTGGACCTCGTCGTGCTCGACATCGGCCTGCCCACGGTCGACGGGCTGGACGTGCTGCACCGCCTACGCGCGGACAGCCAGATCCCGGTGATCCTGCTGACCGGGCGGGCCGGCGAGACCGACCGGGTCGTCGGCCTCGAGCTGGGCGCCGACGACTACGTCGTCAAGCCCTTCTCGCCCCGGGAGCTCGTGGCCAGGGTCCGGACCATCCTGCGGCGCAGTCGCGGCGGCGACCACTTCAAGATTGTGTACGGCCAGCTCGTGATCGACCTCGACGCGCGCGAGGTGTCGCTGCACGGTGCCCCGGTCGAGCTCGCCGCCAAGGAGCTGGACCTGCTGGTCTGTCTCGCGAGCGCGCCGCGGATCGTGCTGTCCCGCCGCAAGCTGCTGCAGAGCGTCTGGCACGACACGTCCGGCTGGACCTCGGAGTCCACCGTCACCGAGCACGTCTACCGCCTCCGCAACAAGATCGAGGAAGACCCGCGGAAGCCGCGCTGGATCCGTACCGTCCGCGGCGCCGGCTACCGCTTCGAGCCGAGGGAGGCACAGCGATGA
- a CDS encoding flavin reductase family protein encodes MTFANRFRDAMAAYPSGVTIMTTADRAGKPWGFTASSFCSLSLDPPLVLVCLAKSATCHPAFQQSDDWTIQILAPRHLALATRLATRGGDKFAGGEFTSDSRGVPVLPDAPVTLSCAAHARYDGGDHSILVARVRDVAVQDDHPLLYFRRAFHPLAAA; translated from the coding sequence ATGACCTTCGCCAACCGGTTCCGCGACGCGATGGCGGCGTACCCGTCCGGCGTCACGATCATGACCACCGCGGACCGGGCCGGAAAACCCTGGGGCTTCACCGCCAGTTCCTTCTGCTCTTTGTCTTTGGACCCGCCGCTGGTCCTGGTCTGCCTGGCCAAGAGCGCGACGTGCCACCCGGCGTTCCAGCAGAGCGACGACTGGACCATCCAGATCCTCGCCCCGCGCCACCTGGCCCTGGCGACCAGGCTCGCCACCCGGGGCGGCGACAAGTTCGCCGGCGGCGAGTTCACATCGGACAGTCGCGGAGTGCCCGTCCTGCCGGACGCGCCGGTCACCCTGAGCTGCGCGGCCCACGCCCGCTACGACGGCGGCGACCACAGCATCCTGGTCGCCCGGGTACGCGACGTGGCCGTCCAGGACGACCATCCCCTGCTCTACTTCCGGCGCGCCTTCCACCCGCTGGCGGCGGCATGA